Within the Candidatus Poribacteria bacterium genome, the region AGTCCTATCTGGAGCATGGTGACCCATTACCGGCGAAGGTGAGAGCAGCTTTGAAAAGGCGTCGATGGAAAGCGACCGTAAGAATCCCTGTCGGCATCGAACCGGAAACAGCAGGAACATGAGCCGTTTAACCCCGATGACATATCGGGAAGTCGTGCGGCGTTTGCGGGCGGCAGGTTTCGTCTTCGATAGGCAAGCCAAAGGTAGCCATGAAATCTGGTATAACCCGCGGACCCGTCGGCGAACTACTGTCCCACACCACCCCGGCGTCCTTCCGCTTGGCACACTACGCGCCATTATTCGCGAAGCAGGATTGACTGTGCGAGAATTTTTGAGCGCTGGTGAGCCTTCCCAGAGGACAAAGCCTTGATGAACATAAGGAGGATGATAAGGCTGATGAGGCTGAAAAGAGCTACTTGAGACTCACCTCAATCCCCTCCTTATCGGGTTGAATGGAAAGGCTGATTCGGAAGTTGGATCTATCTCGGACGAATTCCAGGTATTTCCCCGCAGTCCGGATAAACCATTCGGGCAACGTATCATGCGCGACGACGATTCCTCCCGGCGGTATCCTGTCATAGGCCCTTTCGAGTAAGGTCAGGTAGATCAGCTTTGTGCTGGGGCCGCTGGTTCCCGGGAGTGGGCCGTGCGCGTCCAGATAGAGCAGATCTATCGGGTAATCTATCCTCTCCAACACGGCATGCCCGTCCTCGGCGAGTATCTCAACCTCGTCCGACGCACCTATTCTCTTGAAGTTATCCCTGGCTATATGGATCGCCTTCTCATCCACATCCACACCGACCAGATGTTCGGCCTGATAGACCTTGCCGGGCCCACACGCAGGGCCTACGTTCCACACGAGTGTGTTTCCGCAGAAGATGCCTATGCCGACGACGTTACGCGGACGATGAATGGCCGCTATAGCGTAGAGAAGCCTCTCCATAGGAGGGGTGATGCTGGTCCATGGGATCTCGAAATTTTCCCTAACGGCCTTCCTGAGGGCGGCGAACCTCTCACGATCGTAATCCCCATCTTCGGGCAACATCCCGTATCCCTTCATCTCCCTGATGGCGATCTCTATGTTCTCCTCCTCGGAGAGGTTGGGATAATCGCATTTGACCCTGATCTCCTCCATTTTCTTACCTCCTCCACGCCGATCTCATCTCATATATCTCCATCGATCTCACCAGGACCTCCCCGCCAAGGGCGAAGATCTCGAGGCTCCTATCCTCATCTGGTGGGATCACGCCGATGGGCATATAGATTCGGCCGTCATTGGCGAAGATCTCGATCGAGGTTCGATCGACCAGGATCTCCAAACGGATTTTATCCCCTAGGGGCTTAAGGGGTGCCTCACAGCCCTGACACTCCAATCGTCTTTCCCTCACGTCGTAGGTAACGGGTATGCTTCGTATGCGGAAGCCGATCCTATCGGCCCCCTTCAGCTCGAACTCGGATCGAATGTGAAAGAGATCCCCTTCAATTCCGGCCAGGAGGTTTTCGCCCTCTCCCAGCGGCTTATCCCTCCAAACCCACCCCTCCCCATGTAACAGTTCCACCTCCCTCACCGGTTCGGCGAACATGCGTATGCCATCCTCCGTCGTCCGCAGGGTCAGCTCGACGGGGAAGAGCATCATCTGATTGAACGGCATTCCGGGCATGTTCACCCGCCCCCAGGCGATTTGGATGCGCCGTCCATACTCGGGCGGAATGTTGTTCCAGGTCTGGGACGCATAGAAACAGTTGCCGTAGCTGAAGCGATGTTTGCCGGATTCGGTTATGAACCTCCTCCCATCGAACGAGCCGATAGCGTAATCTCCGTCGGCGGCGTATACAACCCATCTCTTATTATCTCCATCGCCGTCCACTGGCAGCTCGAAGATCTCGGGGCACTCGTAATATCCTTCGATCCGGCTTCGGAACTCCCAATTTTTCAAGTCCGAGGAGGCGTAAAAGGCGATGTAGCGTCCCTCATCGAACTCATCGTAGACCGCCATAATCCAGTGTTCGGCGGGCTCATACCAGATGAGCTTCGGATCGCGCCCGCGGTGCTTGACCACAGGATTGCCCTCGTAATCGGTGAACGTGCGGCCGCGATCGTTGCTATAGGCGATGCACTCGCCGCGCTCCGTGCTGGTGAAGGCGGCGACGATGACCTCCTCATCGCCCGTCTTAAATCCGGCGGTGTTTCCCACGTCCACCACGGCGCTGCCGGAGAAGCAGTGGTCGCCGAAGTGGTGTGGATATAGGGCGATGGGTAACTCCTCCCAATGAACGAGATCCCTGCTTACAGCATGTCCCCAATGCATATCGCCCCATCCGCAGCCATAGGGATTATGCTGATAGAACAGATGGTATTCACCCTTGTAGTAGATCAGCCCGTTGGGATCGTTGCTCCAACCTCGTCGGGTGGAGAAATGGAATTGAGGTCGGTACTTCTCCCTGTAGAGGTCCTCTGAACCTTCGATGATGTCGTCCTGATGGATCAGATCAAATGCTCCGGAGCTTTCATCCAGTCCGTCGACCTCCAGAGCGGCTTTTCTCCCTGTGAAAGTGCTTATGTCGAGGAAGGCCCAGAAATCGGGATCACCTTCCGCCAGTTCGATCTCAAACTCGCGAACCGCCTTCCCGTCAACTATGAATCTCATCCTCCGCTTCGGGGCCCCGTTTTTTACCGGGAGGTTGATATATCTCCTCTCAAGTCTCAGTTCCATGGGATCTCCCTCTCATTAAGTTCGTAGGTATATTGGATCTTCAGGTTTCACTGTATTGTACCTCTCCGTTAATCCCCTGTCAATTTTCGTGTCCTTTCTTCAGGGCTTTTCAATGATAGTTATGATTTAGTATACTATCATCAGAATTCCCCTTGAAGGCGGGGGAGATACCCTATCTTGAACAACAGCAAGCTGGAGGGAATCAGTTTGAGACGATCTGGAGGGAGAACGACCATAGGGCTGATCATGAGAGGTGCTGCGGTATTGTGTCTCCTCCTCGCCCTCGTCGATTTGAAGCTGCCCATGTATCATAACAGACCTGCTATCGCCTTTCTGCTTGATATCTCGGAGAGCGTCGGGAAGATAGAAGATGGTCTTAGAGAGCTTAGGAAATACGTTCGTTCCCTGCCGAAAGGCTCGAAATGGTGTCTGATCGTCTTCGCCAGGTATCCTTCGCTGGAGATCCCCCTCACCGAGGAGAAGGATTTGGCGCCTGACCGGATCGTTTCGACGATCGATCGGGGCAGAACGGATATCGAATCGGCGATCAAACTGGCCCTCTCCGTCCTGCCTTCGGATATGCCGCGCAGGATCGTGATCCTTAGCGACGGCAATCAAAACCTCAACGATGCCTCCTCACTGATACCCCTCCTCAGGGCTGAAAGGGCGGAGGTCTACGCCGTCCCCATATATAGACATCTCGGCGGCGAGGTGTTGCTCGATCCAAACGAGAGGCATCCACGGTCGGTCAGGATCGGAGCTCCTATCGAACTAGTCGCTATAGCGCGGAGCCTCTCCAAGGCTAAAGGTAGGATCACCGTATATCGAAACGGCGAGATCATAAAACATCTGAATCTCTCGATTAAGAGCGGGATCAATCCGATTCGCGTGGTGGACCGGATAGAGGGGGAGGGGAACTACGAATATAGATTTCACCTTGAGGCTGAGCCGGATACCATACCCAACAACAATGATGCTTATGCTTGGATCTCCGTGAAAGGCAGACCCTCGTTGCTGTTCGTCGGAGACAGAAAGGAGGGGGGATATTTCCTCGATCTGGCGCGTAAGAACGGGATTTTAGGGGAGATCCAGCAGCCGAACCATTTCCCCGATGACGTCTCCAAGCTTGCAAATAAGGATGTGATCATAATCGGGAATCTACCTTCAAATGCATTCAATGAGGCCCAGATGGAGGCCATTCGGCTTTTCGCCAATCAGATTGGCGGAGGCGTACTGATACTGGGTGGCGATAGAGCTTTCGGTGCAGGAGGATATTTTAACACTCCGATTGAGAAACTCTCGCCGGTTAATATGGACCCGAGGGGTAAGGAGCAGCGGATGGCGCTCGTCGCCCTCGTGGACAAATCGGGCAGCATGGCCAACTACGTCGGGACGGATAGGAAGATAGATCTGGCCGAGGCGGCTCTCGAATCGGCCATCAGATCGCTGAGAGGGGATGATCTTTTCGGATGCATCGCATTCGACGCCAAACCCAGAATCGTCTTCCCCCTGGGCAGGGTGGAGGATCGGGAGGCACTCATCAAAAAGGCGAGATCCATCTCACCTGGAAGCGGCACGAACCTCTATGCTGCCCTGAAGCTCGCATATAACTGGCTTCGTCGGGTCGATCTCCCTTTCAGACACGTCATAGCGGTCACAGATGGCAGAAGTCAAGGGAATTTCCCACCGCTGGTCCGCAGGATGGCCGCGAACGGAATCACCATCTCAGCCATAGCGGTGGGGGACGAGGCTCGTGGGATACTCACTGAGATCGCACGAGACGGTAAAGGAAGATATTATGACCTCGACGACCTCAGCCAGCTTCCGAACGTCTTTGTCAGAGAGATCCACTCGACGAGAGATCTGATCGTGGAGGGCAGATTCACGCCGATCCTCAAGATGAAACACCCTATAATTTCGGGCATCGGTTCTCTGCCACCCCTCGACGGATATGTCGCTACATCGGAAAAGGGGGCCGCGCAGGTGATCCTCGCCTCGGATAGAGGCGATCCGATACTATCGGTCTGGAGATACGGGCTCGGCAAGGTCGCCGCCTTCACCTCTCAGATCGGCGGTAAATGGGGGAAGGAATGGGCGAGATGGAAGGAGGGATCAAAGTTCTGGCTGCAGCTCATAAGATGGTTGATGCCGCAAAGGGAAAGGTCAGAATTGAATCTGAGCATCGAAAACGGCAGAGGAGTAGCCAGAATTGAGATGATCGATAAAAGAGGATATCCGGTCACGGGATTGGTTCTTCAGGCAAGGGTGATAGGTCCTGATTCCGACGTTCAGACCATTCCAATGGAGGAAATATCGGCGGGGAGATATGAGGCCAAGTTTAATCTGCTCTCACTGGGGAGATATGCCGTGTCGATCGTGATACCTAAAGCCAGGGGAAATGAGCTGCTTGTGGCGAGTGGATCGCTTTACCTCCCATACTCGCCGGAATACTCCAACTTGACGATCAACGCCTCATTGCTCAGAAGACTCGCTGCCGGGACAGGAGGGGTATATCAGGCCGATCCCGAGATCGTCGGGAAACCGGTGAGATCTCCCCATCGTTCCCTGAGGCCGATATGGAGATGGCTTATCTTGGCCTCGGTGATCCTCGTCATGCTGGAGTTGATCATGCGAAAGGTGAAGATCAGATCCGCCCCATCTCCCTCATCACCGAAACCCGCTGATATCCCCCCAGAGGGGGATGAGGAGGATAGGTATATTGAAAGGTTATTGAAGATACGCTCGTACTCTCATAGAGTGTAAGGATGACGGATGATAGACCATGGGCTATCTGAAACCCGGAGTGAAGAGGAGGACAATATCGAAGTTCAAGATGGCCTTCAGGATCTCAAAGGAAGCGTTGAGAATTTTAGATGAGATCCGACTGACCATCTCCTTCCTCTCCAGGATACCGATCGGGGGGAACGGGGAGATAGAGAGAATCCCGACCCATTTCCCGATTGTGGGGTATCTTTGTGCCGGGTCATATATAGGAATCAGATACCTGCTTGGTCTCATCTCGCCTCAGATAGCTGTTTTGAGCTCGATGGCGGTTACATTTTATCTTTTTAACCTG harbors:
- a CDS encoding type II toxin-antitoxin system HicA family toxin gives rise to the protein MSRLTPMTYREVVRRLRAAGFVFDRQAKGSHEIWYNPRTRRRTTVPHHPGVLPLGTLRAIIREAGLTVREFLSAGEPSQRTKP
- a CDS encoding GH32 C-terminal domain-containing protein, encoding MELRLERRYINLPVKNGAPKRRMRFIVDGKAVREFEIELAEGDPDFWAFLDISTFTGRKAALEVDGLDESSGAFDLIHQDDIIEGSEDLYREKYRPQFHFSTRRGWSNDPNGLIYYKGEYHLFYQHNPYGCGWGDMHWGHAVSRDLVHWEELPIALYPHHFGDHCFSGSAVVDVGNTAGFKTGDEEVIVAAFTSTERGECIAYSNDRGRTFTDYEGNPVVKHRGRDPKLIWYEPAEHWIMAVYDEFDEGRYIAFYASSDLKNWEFRSRIEGYYECPEIFELPVDGDGDNKRWVVYAADGDYAIGSFDGRRFITESGKHRFSYGNCFYASQTWNNIPPEYGRRIQIAWGRVNMPGMPFNQMMLFPVELTLRTTEDGIRMFAEPVREVELLHGEGWVWRDKPLGEGENLLAGIEGDLFHIRSEFELKGADRIGFRIRSIPVTYDVRERRLECQGCEAPLKPLGDKIRLEILVDRTSIEIFANDGRIYMPIGVIPPDEDRSLEIFALGGEVLVRSMEIYEMRSAWRR
- a CDS encoding VWA domain-containing protein, with translation MRRSGGRTTIGLIMRGAAVLCLLLALVDLKLPMYHNRPAIAFLLDISESVGKIEDGLRELRKYVRSLPKGSKWCLIVFARYPSLEIPLTEEKDLAPDRIVSTIDRGRTDIESAIKLALSVLPSDMPRRIVILSDGNQNLNDASSLIPLLRAERAEVYAVPIYRHLGGEVLLDPNERHPRSVRIGAPIELVAIARSLSKAKGRITVYRNGEIIKHLNLSIKSGINPIRVVDRIEGEGNYEYRFHLEAEPDTIPNNNDAYAWISVKGRPSLLFVGDRKEGGYFLDLARKNGILGEIQQPNHFPDDVSKLANKDVIIIGNLPSNAFNEAQMEAIRLFANQIGGGVLILGGDRAFGAGGYFNTPIEKLSPVNMDPRGKEQRMALVALVDKSGSMANYVGTDRKIDLAEAALESAIRSLRGDDLFGCIAFDAKPRIVFPLGRVEDREALIKKARSISPGSGTNLYAALKLAYNWLRRVDLPFRHVIAVTDGRSQGNFPPLVRRMAANGITISAIAVGDEARGILTEIARDGKGRYYDLDDLSQLPNVFVREIHSTRDLIVEGRFTPILKMKHPIISGIGSLPPLDGYVATSEKGAAQVILASDRGDPILSVWRYGLGKVAAFTSQIGGKWGKEWARWKEGSKFWLQLIRWLMPQRERSELNLSIENGRGVARIEMIDKRGYPVTGLVLQARVIGPDSDVQTIPMEEISAGRYEAKFNLLSLGRYAVSIVIPKARGNELLVASGSLYLPYSPEYSNLTINASLLRRLAAGTGGVYQADPEIVGKPVRSPHRSLRPIWRWLILASVILVMLELIMRKVKIRSAPSPSSPKPADIPPEGDEEDRYIERLLKIRSYSHRV
- a CDS encoding class I SAM-dependent methyltransferase; this translates as MEEIRVKCDYPNLSEEENIEIAIREMKGYGMLPEDGDYDRERFAALRKAVRENFEIPWTSITPPMERLLYAIAAIHRPRNVVGIGIFCGNTLVWNVGPACGPGKVYQAEHLVGVDVDEKAIHIARDNFKRIGASDEVEILAEDGHAVLERIDYPIDLLYLDAHGPLPGTSGPSTKLIYLTLLERAYDRIPPGGIVVAHDTLPEWFIRTAGKYLEFVRDRSNFRISLSIQPDKEGIEVSLK